The Pontibacter korlensis sequence GGAAGTATGACACAGGGTGTGTTGTGCTATAGCTACAAAGCTAAGTTAAAACTTTTAGCTGAACGCTTTACTGGCTTGTGCTAAAGGTGATTATGTGCTGGTTAATTAAGTTTATAAGGTACAACTAGTGTAAACTCTGGTATGGTTACGTCGAATTTTCGACCATCCACAAGACGCTCCATTAGGTAGGTGCCTCGCATTTTACCAATGCCGGTTTTTAAGTTGCAGCCGGATACATACTCATGCATCTCGCCAGGTTCCAAAGTTGGTTGCTGTCCTACAACTCCTTCACCCTCCACTTCGCGCATTTGGCCTGTAGCATCGTGTATGTACCAATGGCGACGCAGCAGCTTCACAGTAAATTCACTGTTGTTCTCTATCTTTATCCTGTAGGCAAAAACAAAGTGCTGCTGTACCGGACTAGAATAGTCAGGTAAGTAGTTGGTGGTAACACTTACTTTTACACCTTCCGTTGTTTTTGTATCCATGTTCCAGAGTTTTTTGTATACTTAGAAACCATTGCGGCTGCTGCGCATGCGGTAGCGGTTATGGCTTCTTTAAATCTAACCCAACAAGCCAAACTAACCCATGCATGTAAAGATAGAAGAAAGCTGGCAAAATATCTTACAAGATGAATTTGAAAAACCATACTTTAAGGAACTGGTTTCTTTTGTAAGAGACGAATACGCGACACAAAAAGTTTATCCGTCAGGCAACCAGATTTTCAATGCTTTTGAGATGTGCCCTTTCGATAAGGTAAAGGTTGTAATTCTGGGGCAAGACCCATACCATGGACCGAACCAAGCCAACGGCCTGGCTTTTTCGGTAAGTGACAAGGTGCGCACACCGCCATCTCTCCTTAATATTTTTAAAGAGATAAAAAGCGACCTTGGTAAGGATATACCTGCCACAGGAAACCTGGAGCGATGGGCCACTCAAGGTGTACTTCTATTAAATGCCACTCTAACGGTTAGGGCAGGCAATGCAGGCTCTCACCAGCGAAAAGGTTGGGAGGAGTTTACAGATGCAGTGGTGCAAAAGGTAAATGAGCTAAAGGAGAATGTTGTGTTCATGCTCTGGGGGGCTTATGCTCAAAAGAAAGGAGGCTTTATTGATGAGCGAAAACACCTGGTGCTAAAGGCGGCCCATCCCTCGCCGTTTGCAGCGGACAGAGGGTTCTTCGGTAGCCGCCATTTTAGTAAAGCAAATACCTACCTGCAGCAGCATGGCAAGGAACCTGTAGACTGGTAGGGTAGGAGACTCTTCTATATCTTTGAAAAGTGTCATTTCAGATAACTGCTTAAGTAACAGGTAAGCAGCTGTTCTAAATGACACTTTTTAGTTTAATGCTTTACACATCGGCGTGATAGCAGCTTTATTTCATGTTTCTGAATTTTTGCTGCATTACCTGCTGCACCGGCACGTTTTTAATCTTACTGTCGAGCCATGAAATTATATCCAGGTAAAGGAACGGACGTCTGTATAGCGGATTATCAGCAATCTTTAAGAGCGTTTCCTTTAAATCTATGAAGGCGGACTTCAACTCCAGCGGGTTTATATCCGGCAGGTTGCGCAGGAACTTACATATAGCTACCTGCATTGGCTGTTGGTCATTCATTCTGCCTAAGAAACGATAAACCGATTTTACCTGGTAATCCAGTAGCTCATCTTTGCCAGCCTCATAATGGGCAATCAGGTTCAGAATGCGGGCAAAGCATTGTATATCTTCTCTTAAGTTTACGTCCTTATAATGGATAATCTTCTCCAGGTAAATGATTGTGCCATTATAATCGCCGCTGCCAAAGTATAAGCAGGCAATCTTATAAAAGAATATAAGCTGGCGGTGCGGATCTAACTGTTGCTTAAAAACATTGAGGTTGCGTTTAATCTCCGGCACAATCTTTAGACCTTCCGTAAACTGCCCTTCCATATAAAAGGCGTTGATGCGATTCGTATAGATGTACAGGAACAATAACATCTCGATGTTAGGGTTGCTTCTACGGTCGGCGTCAGCTGCAAAATCCTCCAGTTTCTTGAGTGCCTCTTTAAATTTACTATAATAGAGCATGTTGTACAGCGCTAGTAGCAGGTTGTGGAGGCCTTTGATGTAGTCAGTGGTTTGTTGCTGCTTCATAGGAGGCTCCTCCTCAAACAGATCTACCCACTTTTGTGCATAGCGATAGCAGGACTTAAAGTCTTGCAATATATAGTTGTACCACACATGAGACTGGTAAAAAGAGAGCTTCTCAGAGAAGCAGGCTTTCTTGGGATCAAGTGTAGGCACATTGGCCTTGAAGAACTCGGTTAGTTTGTCTCGCTCTTCTTGTGTCCGGGCATGCCCCAGTTTTATATATAGACCATATAGGCGTAAAGCTAAACTGGAGTTATGGTGTATCCGAGATAAGTGGCCTAATAAGTCATTTGCTTCTTCGGTTAAAGCTTCTGCTCTGCCCTCTAAGCTGCGTGTAATATACTGCTGCTCTATCTGCTTCTCAAAGGTTAGTGCGGTTAAAGCTGTATGTTGGTACGAAGCCTGCTGAGCAGCTACTTTGACCTTCTCCAGCATTTTCAGGCTCTGCTGATACAAGCCCTTATTGTATAGAACACGCGCATGGTCTAACTGCTCGTGTAGCTGTATATCCAGGTTCTGGTTAGCATGGTACAGGCGCAGGCTAGCCAACATCTGTTTATAGAGGTTAGCCTTCTGGTTAGCTAGCTGTGCCTTCTTGATTCCGGGAACCTGCTTCAGCACCTGTTCCTCATCATAATGAGACATTCCGTCTAAAGCGTCAAAAAGCTGCAGGAATTTTATATCGCTACTAGAGCCTTGCCTTGTTGCAAATAGCCTGAAATGTCGCTTCTCTGAGCGAGCCAAAGTTTTTATTAATTGAAAAACAGCGTCCTGCGAAACGTTAGACATTGTATATAGTTTCTGTTTATGTTGTTGTATGTCAGTGTATTACAATTGGTGTTGTGCCTCTTAGAAATAGTAGCAACACTTGTAAATAGTTTTTGGTGCCGATGTAAAACCCTGTATTTAGAGGCAAGTTCAGTTGTAAAT is a genomic window containing:
- the apaG gene encoding Co2+/Mg2+ efflux protein ApaG, with the translated sequence MDTKTTEGVKVSVTTNYLPDYSSPVQQHFVFAYRIKIENNSEFTVKLLRRHWYIHDATGQMREVEGEGVVGQQPTLEPGEMHEYVSGCNLKTGIGKMRGTYLMERLVDGRKFDVTIPEFTLVVPYKLN
- the ung gene encoding uracil-DNA glycosylase, with the protein product MHVKIEESWQNILQDEFEKPYFKELVSFVRDEYATQKVYPSGNQIFNAFEMCPFDKVKVVILGQDPYHGPNQANGLAFSVSDKVRTPPSLLNIFKEIKSDLGKDIPATGNLERWATQGVLLLNATLTVRAGNAGSHQRKGWEEFTDAVVQKVNELKENVVFMLWGAYAQKKGGFIDERKHLVLKAAHPSPFAADRGFFGSRHFSKANTYLQQHGKEPVDW